The DNA region CGGGTTAGTGTGCCTTCGCAGGACACGTGGTAACGACAAACCGACAACGCGACGAGACGACAAGCCGACACCAGGCGCCGCGGCAGGCGCCGGCGAAACGGAAGAACGGAGGCCGACCGTGGGCAGACCCCGTGCCGGCCGGCCGCCGGGCACCCGGATCAACCACGACGGGCTGACCCAGCGCCAGCAGCAGATCCTCGACATCATCCGCACCCACACCCGGCGGCACGGCTTCCCGCCCTCCATGCGGGAGATCGCCGCCGGTGCCGGACTGCTCAGCACCTCCAGCGTCTCGCACCAGATCCGGGCCCTGGAGAAGAAGGGCTTCCTGCGCCAGGACCCGCAGCGGCCGCGCGCCTATGTGATCGCCGAGCGGCCCGGGGACGAGTCGGCCGAGGGTGCCCGCGAGCGGCGGCTCGAGCAGGAGGGCGAGCGGCAGGCCGTGACCGTGCCGCTGGTCGGCCGGATCGCCGCCGGTGTCCCCATCACCGCCGAGGAGATGGTCGAGGACACCCTGGTGCTGCCCGCCCAGGTGGTCGGCGCGGGCCGGCTGTTCGCCGTGACCGTCGTCGGCGACTCCATGCGCGACGCCCACATCGAGGACGGCGACGTGGTCGTCGTGCGCGCGCAGGACACCGCCGACGACGGCGACATCGTGGCCGCCATGCTGGACGGCGAGGCCACTGTGAAGCGCCTCTCCCACGACGGCCCGCACGTCTGGCTGAAGCCCGCCAACGCGAACTACGAGCCGATACCCGGCGACGAGGCGGTCGTCCTCGGCAAGGTGGTGTCCGTCCTGCGCCGCCTCTGAGCCGCGTGCCTCCTCTCTGAACCGCTGAAGCCGCCCGGGGCGGCCCCCCGCGCCGTCCCGAACGCGTTCCGTCGGCCGGTGCGGCCGGCCCGGGGCTCAGCTCAGCGCGGCGGCGTCCGGCACGACGACGCCGTACAGGTCGTCGATGGTGGCAAGCGCGCCCAGGTGCAGCTGCTCGGCGGAGACCGCGCCGCCCGTGGTGGCCAGGGCGCGGGTGGCGCAGGCGTCGGCCACGACCGTCGGACGGTTGCCGCGCAGGAAGGCGCCGGCGGTCGTGAAGGCCACGCACATGTGGGTCATGAAGCCGGCGACGACGAGGTCCTTGTGACCGGCCTCGTCGATGCGCTCGGCCAGGTCGGTGCCGACGAAGGCGTCGGGGACGGTCTTCACCACGACCGGCTCGCCGTCGACCGGCGCCACCCGCGGATGGATCTGCCCGATCTCGGCACGGATGTCGTACGGGGTGCCCTCGCCCCCGTCGTTGATGACGTGGACGACCTTCGCCCCGGCGGCGCGGGCCGCGGCGAGCAGCCCGGCGGCGGCGTCGAGCGCGCCCTCCCAGCCCGCCAGCTCCATCGCGCCGCGGGTGTAGGTGTTCTGGTAGTCGATCAGGACCAGGGTCGATCCGGCGAGCGAGGCCGGGGTCTGGTCGAAGCCGCTGAGCTCGCGCAGGCTGGCCGACGGCGTGGTGGTGGACATCGCGTGCCCCTTCTCAGGGTCGAGGGTGTGATGCAGTCGGAACACGGCCGCGCACGCGGCCCGGTGACTGTGCCTCCACGCTACGAACCCCACCCGGATGGCGGCAATGTCATGTGAGTTGCAGATCCGGACATCGCCGCCGGCCGGGCGGGGTCATCGCTCAGGGGTGGTGCGGTGCGGTGCGGTACGGCCAAGGGCCGTGAGCTGCGCTTCTCGTGCGCCGCCCGGCGGGCTCAGCGCCCGCCGGCACCCTCCCCGACCGGGTCGAGCCGCTCCTCCTGAGGGCCGCCGGCCGTCTCGGAGGGCGCCGCCGGTCCGGCCGGGCGGCGGCGCAGGCCGGCGAGGCGGGTGGCGACCGGCTCGGTGTAGCGGGCCGTCAGCGGGCCGAGGATCACCAGGATGAGCACATAGGCGGTGGCGAGCGGCCCGAGCGAGGGCTCGATGCCCGCGGTGACCGCGAGTCCCGCGATGACGATGGAGAACTCGCCGCGCGCCACCAGGGTGCCGCCGGCCCGCCAGCGCCCGCGCGCGGAGATCCCGGCGCGGCGCGCCGCCCAGTAACCCGTGGCGATCTTCGTACCGGCCGTGACGACGGCGAGTGCGAGCGCCGGGAGCAGCACCGGTGGAATGCTCGCGGGGTCCGTGTGAAGCCCGAAGAAGACGAAGAACACGGCGGCGAAGAGGTCGCGCAGCGGGCTGAGCAGGTTGTGCGCGCCCTCGGCGACCTCGCCGGACAGGGCGATGCCGACCAGGAACGCGCCGACGGCGGCGGAGACCTGGAGCTGCTGCGCCACACCGGCCACCAGCAGGGTCAGACCGAGGACGACGAGCAGCAGCTTCTCCGGGTCGTCGCTGGAGACGAAGCGGGAGATGAGCCGCCCGTAGCGGAGGGCGAGGAAGAGCACGAGACCCGCCACGCCGAGCGCGACGGCCAGGGTCAGACTGCCCGCCGCCAGGCCGACGCCGGCCAGCAGGGCGGTGACGATCGGCAGGTAGACGGCCATGGCCAGGTCTTCCAGGACCAGGATGCTCAGGACCACCGGGGTCTCCCGGTTGCCGAGCCGGCCCAGGTCGCCGAGCACCTTGGCGATGACGCCGGAGGACGAGATCCAGGTGACGCCGGCGAGCACGACGGCCGCGACCGGGCCCCAGCCGAGCAGCAGCGCCATGGCGGCGCCGGGCAGGGCGTTCAGGGCCGCGTCGACGAGCCCCGCGGGGTACTGGGTCTTGAGGTTGGTGACCAGGTCCGTCGCGGTGTATTCGAGGCCCAGCATCAACAGCAGCAGGATGACGCCGATCTCGGCGCCGATGGCGACGAACTCCTCGCTGGCGCCGAGCGGAAGGAGCCCGCCCTCGCCGAAGGCGAGACCGGCGAGCAGATAGAGGGGTATCGGGGAGAACTTCAGCCGTCCGGCGAGCCGGCCGAGGAGGCCGAGGCCGAGGATGATCGCTCCGAACTCGATGAGGAAGACGGCGGACGAGTGCATGGATCACTCCCTTTCGAGTATCAGGGCGGCGGCGTCGGCCCCTTCGCGGGTGCCGATCACGATGAGGGTGTCGCCCCCGGCGAGGCGGAAGTCGGGGCCGGGGGAGGGGATGGCGTCGGCGCGGCGCAGCACGGCCACGATGGAGACGCCGGTCTCGGTCCGCATCCGGGTCTCGCCGAGGTGCCGGCCGTTCCAGTGGGACGCGGCGGACAGTTCGATCCGCTCGGCGACCAGGCCGAGGTCGGTGGTGGAGAGCAGGCTGGGGCTGTGGTGCGCGGGCATCAGCGCGTCGATGAGGGCCTCCGACTCACCGGCGGTCAGCCGGACGGACAAGGAGCATTCATCGGGGTCGTCGCGCTGGTACGCGCTCAGCACCCGGGAGCCGTCGCGGCCGGCGACCACCGAGAGCCGACGGTCCTCACGGGTCGTCAGGTCGTAGCGGACGCCGATTCCGGGCAGCGGGGTGCGGCTCATACGGGTGGAGGGCACGGGGAACTCCTGGCGGGGGAGGCGTGAAGCGGGCATGCGGAAGAGGACGTCCCGGGAGGCGGGCGTCTTGGTAATTACTTTACCCAGGCAGCAAAAAGGCCCGAGGGGGTCGGGAGCGGGACGAACCGGTACGCTTCCGCGCGTACGAGCGGCAAGCGGAGGGAACGATTCGGCTCATGGGGCGTCAGAAGCAGAAGCACATATCGGGATTGACGGCCGCCGCGGCGCTGCTGCTCGTCACCGTCACGGGCTGCGCCGGCCAGGCCGACTCCGGCCCGAACGGAAAGGGACCGACCGCCAAGCCGACCGCCAAGCGGACCGCCGAGCCCACCCGCGGCGCGCCCGGCGGCCCGCCCGCCGGCGCCGGCACCCTGCCCGGGCTGCCCGGCGCCGCCGAGGCCCGCACCCGGCTCGCCGCGCTCAAGGTCGCGCCGCAGGGCTCGATGACCGGCTACAGCCGCGACAAGTTCCCGCACTGGGCCGAGCAGGGCGAGAACTGCAACACCCGCGAGACCGTGCTCGAACGCGACGGCACCGGCGTCCGCCGCGACTCCCAGTGCCGCGCCGTCTCCGGCAACTGGCTCAGCGTCTACGACGGAAAGACCGTCACCAAGGCCTCCGGCCTCGACATCGACCACATGGTGCCGCTCGCCAACGCCTGGCGCTCCGGCGCGAACACCTGGACCCAGGAGAAGCGGAAGGCCTTCGCCAACGACCTCACCCACCCCCAGCTCCTCGCCGTCTCCGCCGTGACCAACCGCTCCAAGGGTGACCAGGGTCCCGAGGAGTGGCAGCCGCCGTCCCGCGCGTACTGGTGCGTCTACGCCCGCGCGTGGACCTCGGTGAAGGCGACCTACGGCCTGACGGTCACCCGCGCGGAGAAGACCGAACTCGGCACCATGCTGGACACCTGCGGCTCCTGACCGGCGCGTCCCCCCCCCTGCCCCACGCCCGCCCCCGCACCGCGTGCGCGCCCCCGCCCCCACCATTCGCGGCGGGTGGGGGCCGCCGGATTATGGGGGCGGAGCTCCCATGTGCGGGGGCGGCGGATGGCGTTGACTGGCGCATGCCGAACGGCCGGCCGGTACGGACACCATCCACTGCGTGCGCCCCCAGGTGCACCCGCGACAGAGGAGACGATCCGCATGAGCAGCGTTCTCAAGCTCCAGAACCTCGAGCCCACGACCGCCAACACCAGCGCCGCCGTCGTCAGCCTGACCAGCTCCAGCAGCAGCTGCTGCTCCACGAAGCCCGAGGCCGTCTGACGAAGCGGCCGGTGATCCGCGCGGGGGTGCACGGGGCACCTCCGCGCGGATCCCGCGCCGTTCCTTCGCGGTACCCGGTACCGACCGGTATTCCCGGTATTCCCGGTACTCCCGGCCGTCGGCGGGCGGCGGCCTCCGGACGAACGCAGAGGCTGAGCTGAGGCTGAGATGCGCAACGAACGATGGGTCAACCGGTTCCTCTTCGCCTGGAACGACACGCTGTTCTTCGATCCGCTCGACGTCGACTACATCCCGCGCGAGGACCACTTCCTCGCCGGCCTCGACCGGCGGACCCGGGACCGCTTCGTCCGCAGCGGCATCTGGTGGAGCCACCGCCACGACCCCGAACTGCCCGCCCAGGGCTGGAAGATCCACGTCTCGGCCAACCACCGCAACGTGCGGGAGGTCGCCGCGACCGTGATCGGCTATCTCACCGCCCACGGCCACGACTTCAAGATCGCGCTCGACCTCAACATCTTCGAGATGCTCAACTCCAAGGGCATGTCACGGGGCAGCGGCGGCAAACTCGTCACCGTCTACCCGCGCGACGAGGAGCGCTTCCGCAGCTGCCTCGCCGACCTCGCCCGCCTCCTGGAAGGCGCCGAAGGCCCGTACGTCCTGTCCGACCTGCGCTACCGGGACAGCAAGGCGCTCTACTTCCGCTACGGCCAGTTCCTCGACACCCACACCGTCGACGTGCTCGGCCGCCACGTCCCGCACATCACCGGACCCGACGGCGCACCCGTACCCGACGACCGGCGGCCCGGCGCGGCCCACCCCGCGTGGGTGCCCTGGCCGTTCGACGACTGGAAGCCCGAGGACTACGAGGACGACGAGTCCGGGGACGGGCTGCTCGGCGGGCGCTTCCGGGTGACCGGCGCCATCCAGTTCTCCAACAGCGGCGGCGTCTACACCGCCGAGGACACCGCCGACGGCGACCGCAAGGTGGTCCTCAAGGAGGCCCGCCCGTACACCAACCCCAACCCGCGCCGGGACCACGACGCCCTCGACATCCTCGCCCGGGAGTGGACCTTCCTCAACCGCCTCGACGGCACCGGCTTCTTCCCCGCGCCGCTGGCGAAGTTCACCCACTGGGAACACCACTTCATCGCCGAGTCGTTCGTCGAGGGCTCCGACATCCGCTCGGTGCTCCTGGAACGCAATCCGCTGGCCCGCCCCGGCTTCGACGTCGAGCAGTCCAAGGAGTTCCTGCGGATCTTCCTCACCGTCTTCCACAGCCTCGCCCGCGCCGTGCGGGCCGCCCACGAGCGCCATGTCGTGCTCGGCGACCTCACCGCCGCCAACCTCCTCATCGACCCCGACACCCACGAGGTGACGGTCGTCGACCTGGAGGCCTGCCGGCTCGCCGACGACGCACCCGACGCCGACGCGGACGCCCCGGACCAGGGCACGGACGCCGCGAAACACGGACTCGCCCAGCCCGTCGAGCTCTTCACGCCCGGCTTCAGCCTGTCCCGGCACATCTACCGGACCTTCGGCTTCGAGGGCGATCTCTTCGCCCTCGCCACCACCATGGCCTACTTCGTCTTCCCGATCGCCGCCATGTCGTACCTCCGCGCGAACGTCCTCGACAGCTACCGGCTGTACCTCGACGACCTCGGCTGGCCCCCGGCCCTGCACACCCTCATCACCGATCTGGCCGCCGCCCGGATCGGCATCCCCGAGGTCCTCGACGCCCTCGCCGACCCCGAGACCCTGATCGGGCAGGTCCGCGAACCCGCGCCCCGCACCGTCGACCCGGCGCCGCTCGCCGGCGCCACGGACGGCGTCGCCGCCTTCATCACCGCCGCCGCCGACCCCGGCCGCGCCACCCTCTTCCCCACCGACCCCTTCGCCCATGTCACCAACCCGCTCAGCCTCGGCTTCGGCGCGAGCGGCGTCCTCTGGGCGCTGCACGCCTCCGGACACGCGATACGCCCCGAGTGGCGGGAGTGGCTGCGCGAGCGAGTGGCCGACATCGATCCCCGGGCCTACCCCGACGGACTGATGAGCGGCCTCGCCGGACTCGCCTGGTCCGCCGACACCCTCGGCCTGCACACCGAGGCCCGCGACCTCCTCGACCAGGCCAATCGGCGCACCCGCGCCGCCGGCCACGAGGCCGCCGACCACACCTTCTACTACGGCCTCGCCGGGCTCGGCATGACCAACCTCCGCTTCCACCTGTACGGCTCCGAGCCCGTCCCCGCCGCCCTCGACGCCGCCCGCGCCTGCGCCGAGGCCCTGCACGCCACCGCCCACCACGACGGCGCGCACGCCTACTGGCTGAACGCCTCCTCGCCCGAAAAGCCGCTCACCGGACTCGGCTTCGGCCAGGCCGGACCCGCCCTCTTCCTGCTGCGCATGCACCAGATCACCGGCGAGGAGCGGCACCTGCGGCTCGGCCGGGCCGCCCTCGACTGGGAGATGGCACGCGCCCGGCCCCTCGACGAACACGGCGGCCCGCTGATGTTCGAGCACGAGGGCACCATGGAGCCGTATCTGGAGGTGGGCTCCGCCGGCGTGCTGCGCGTCCTCCTCCGCTACGGAGACCTGGACGCCGCCCGGACCGTGCTGCGCGGCCTCGACGTCGCCCACTCCGTCCTGCCCGGCTACTCCTTCGGCATGAGCGGCATCGCCGACGCCCTCCTGGACGCCGCCGAGTTCACCGGCGACGCCCGCCACCGCGCGACCGCGCTGCGCCAACTCGACCACGTACGCCAGGTGTTCCTCTTCGAACCCGAGGAGCGCTTCGGCGTCCCCCGCGACCCCGCCGGACCCGCCCCGCTCGGCGTCCCCGGCGAAGGACTGCTCCGCTGCGCCACCGACTACCTCACCGGCTCGGCCGGCGTCCTGCGCGTCCTGCACCGGCTCCGGCACGGCGGCCCCGCCGACTTCCTCCTCGACGAGGTGGCCCGGTGAACCAGCTCTGGCACACCCTGCGCGGACACCGCGGCCCCTTCACCGCCATCCTCGCCGCCGAGGCGCTCACCGGCGGCACCGAGGCCCTGCTGCACCCGCTGCTCCTCAAGGCCCTCTTCGACCAGGCCATCCTGACGGCCGACTTCCAGCGCTTCCTGCTCCTCGGCGGCTGCTATCTGCTCCTCGGCCTCACCCTGAACCTCGCCGGCTACGGCACCACGCTGTGGCGCAAGCGCTTCGAGAACGCCTTCGTGCTCGCCCTGGAGACCGAACTCCTCGCCCGCACCCTGAAGTTGGAGGGCCGCAGGCTCGCCGGCCCCGGCAGCGCCTCGTTTGTCAGCCGGATCCACAACGATGTGCGCGAGGGCGTCCTGCCGGCCGTCGACGTCGCCCTCCGCATCGCCCGCCAGGCCGTCGCCTCCACCGTCTTCCTCGGCGTCCTGCTCTACCTCTCCTGGCAGGCCAGCCTCATCCTCCTGGTGATCGTGCCCCCGCTGGTACTCGCCAGCAACCGGCTCGCCAAGCGCATCGCCGAGAACACCGACGCCGAACGCGAGGCCGAGGCGACCTACGTCCACGTCCTCACCCGCACCCTCGCCGCCTTCCACGCCCTGCGCGGACTGCCCGCCCTGCTGCCCGGCACCCGCGCCGCCAACCGCGAGGCGCTCGGCGGCTTCCTCGGCATCACCTACACCAACCACCGCCTGACGCAGCGTCAACGTACGCTCAGCGACCTGGTGATGAACCTCTCGGACACCGCGTCCATGGTCATAGGCGCGTTCTTCGTCCTCTCCGGCCGGATGACCTTCGGCAGCTTCCTCGCCTTCGTCAACTCCCTCTGGCGGGCCGTCACCGGCATCTTCGACCTCGTCAACATGATCCCGCAGACCCGCCGCAGCACCGCCGTCCTGCTGCGCATCGAAGCCCTCCGCGCGGCCCCCGCCGGCCCGCTGCCCGAGGAGAGCCCGCTGATCCGGGTGCACGACGCCCGCATCCGGTACGGGGAAGGGGACGAGCGCCCGGCCGAACTGGCCCTGCCCGAACTCGTCCAGCGGCCCGGCGAGCACGTGCTGCTCCGCGGCGCCAACGGCTGCGGCAAGACCACCCTGCTCCAGGTCGTCGCCGGCACCCTCGCCGCCGACACCGGCCACGTCACCCGGCCGGCCCGGGTCGCCGCCCTCACCGCCCCCGTCGACCTGCCCCCGCTGCCCGTACGCGCCCTCGTCACCGACCCCGCCCTGCGCACCGCCCTCGACCTCGACGACCTCGCCGACCGGCTCCCCGCCGACCTCTCCTCGGGCCAGCGCCAGCGCGCCGGCATCGGCGCCCTGCTCTCCGAGGACGCCGACGCCTACCTCGCCGACGAACCCTTCGCCAACCTCGACGACCACAGCCGCGCCCGCGCCCTCCAGCTCCTCCACGACCGCACCGCGGGCCGCGCCCTCCTGGTCGTCCACCACGGGGACGAGGCCCTCGACGACACCTTCGACCGGGTCGTACGGGCCGGAGCGCCGGCGAAGGCGGGCACCCCCACGCCCTGACCCCGGGTCACCGGCACACCCCACGCCCTAGGGCCTGTCCGGAAAGTCCCGCCTGGCTCGCGGTGTCTGGCACGCACGCTCGCCGCGTTGTCGTCGGTCGCCATGGCAAGCCATGTCTCCCTCCTCCGCCTTGCGATCGCACGCACCAGACACCGCGAGCCCTGCCCTGCGGGCAGACGACGCTACTTTCCGGACGGGCCCTAGGGAGCCGAACCCGTCACCAGATCCCGGGCGGCCGACGCGAACGCCGCCCGGTTCGGGTGCCCCGTCTTCTGCAGGAGGCTCGACACATGCTTCTCCACCGTGCGCGGCGAGATGTGCAGCCGGCCCGCGATGTCACGGTTGCCGAAGCGCTCCGCGAGCAGCCGTGCCACCTCGAACTCCCGCACCGTGATCCCGCACCGGCGCAGCGGCGCGGGCACCCGGTCGGTGCCGGAGCGGCGCTGCCGCACCGGGGCGCCCATGGCGCGCAGCAGTCCGCGGCAGGCACCGGCCACGGCCGGCAGGGCGGCGGCGTGGAAGAACTCCTCCGCCTCGCGCGCCCAGTCGGCCGGGGCGCCCCAGCCGTCCTCGTACGCGGCGGCCGCCACAAGACGCATCCCGAGCCGCCCCGCCAGCGGATAGGGCGCCGCGTCGGCCAGCGCCGCCCCGGCCGCCGCCGTCGCCTCCGCCGCCCGGCCCTCGCGGCCGAGCAGCACCGCGTCGGCGAGCCCCGCGAACGGCCGGTTCCAGCGGGCCGCCGCGGCCCCCGCCGCGAGCGCCCGGTCGTGGTGCCGCCGCCCGGCCCGCCCCGCGAGCACCCCGCACAGCAGGGCCACCCCGTGCCGGCCGAAGTCACCCGTCGCCGGATTCTCCGCGTCGTACGCGAGGGCCTGCGCGAACTCCCGCTCGGCCGCCTCGTGATCCTCCTCCAGGAGCGAGCAGAACCCCCGCGCGAGCCCGAACTCCATCGCCCGAAGCCCCGGCGCCGCGTCCGCCACGGGCGCGAGCCGTGCGAGGGCCTCCCGCAGCTCGTCGCGCCGCCCCCGGTGCGCGACCCGCACCGCCTCCGCGAGCCGCCAGAGCGCCACCGCCCGCCCCAAGCCCCGGCGCGCCGCGTCCTCCTCCCCGTCCCGGATCAGCTCCCCGGCCGCCCCGAACGCCCCGCGCCGCACCCCGTCGAGCGCGAGCGCGAACCCCGTCTCGTGCGCCTGCGGCGCGAGCCCCGCCCGCTCGGCCGCCCGCCGGCTCTCCTCCACGGCCGCCGCGAGGCCGTCCCGCCGCATCGCGAGCCGCGCCAGGCACCCGTCGGCGGCGATCCGCAGCGCCCCGTCGCCCGGCGTGAGCGCGGCAAGCGCCCGCGCCCTGGTGAACCGTTCCGCCGCGCCCTGCCCGTCCTGGTCCTGGGTGAGCCGCCCGAGCGCGAGCAGCGCCCACCCGGTGGCCCCGGGCAGGCCCGCGGCATGCGCGGCGTCGACCGCCCGGCGGGCCGCCCCCGTGGCCGTGCGAAGCCGCTCGGGCGCGAGCCGGCCCGGCTCGACCCGCGCCGCGGCCAGCTCGACCAGGGCGGTGGCCCCGTGGTCGCCGCCGGCCTCACCCAGCGTCCAGCGCGCCAGATCCAGGCGCCGCAGCGCCTCCTCGGGCCGCCCGGCCACCGCGTGCACCTGTGCGATCCGTGCGTGCAACCCGGCCCGGCGGGCCGCCGCGAGCCCGGGCCCGTCGGCCGGCAGCTCCAGGGCCTCCCGGGGGAGGGCGTCCAGACGCCCGGTCAGCAGGACCGCGTCGAGCAGCCCCTCCCACACCTCCGCCCGCAGCTCCGCCGGAACCGCCGGGGACAGCAGCCCGTGCGCGGTGGTGAGCAGCGTCAGCGCCCGTTCCGGGGCCCCCTCGGCGCCGGCCCGCCGTGCCCCCTCCACATACCGCCGCAGCGCCTCCGCCGGGTCGCCCGCGCTCGCGTGCAGCGCCGCCGCTCGGGCACACCAGGGGCCCGGCAGCCCCGGGTGCAGCTCCGCCACGGCGAGTGCGGCGCGCCGGGCGGCCCGTACCCGGTCGGCCGGGGGAAGGGCGGCGGCGAGGGCCCGGGCGGCCAGGGGATGCCGGAAGACGTAGGCCGAGGGGTCGTCCGGATCGGGCGTGAGCAGATGCGCGTCGGCCGCCGCCCGCAGCAGCGCGCCCGCCCGTACCTCCTCGACGCCTGCCGCGCGCGCCACCTCGTACACCGCACACCGCTCCCCGAAAAGCCCGGCCACGGCGAGGAGTCGCACCGCGCCAGGGCCCAACCGCTCGGCCCGCCGCCGTACATCCGCCGCGACCGCCTCCGGAACGTCCGCCGGGCCGCCCTCACGTCCGTACTCGCGTACCAACTCTCGTACGAGAAAGGGCAGTCCGGCGGACTCCTCGCGCAACCGGCGCAGCAGCTCCGCCGGCAGCGGCGTCCCGCCGTACTCGGCCGCGGCCAGGCGCCGGACGTCCCGCGGGCCGAGCGGCGGCAGGTCGAGACGGTGGTGGGCGCGGGCGGCGAGGTCGGTCGCCGGGCCCGGGCCGGGGGAGACGGTGGCGAGCAGCACCACCGGCAGCGACGGCAGCTGGTCGAGGAGATAGTCGACGACGGCGAGGGTTCCCGGATCGGCCTCGTGCAGATCGTCGAGCACGAGCAGGAACCCCCGCCGTCCGGCGGCCGAGGCGACGGTGCGGAGGACCGCCTCGGCCGCCGCCAGGGGCGGCACGCCGCTCCTCCCCCCGAGGAGCCGGGCCAGGATCCGCCGGTGGCCGCCCGTTCCCCCCGGTGCGGGCAGCCCCTCGGTCCTCGCCAGCGCCAGCAGCGCCTCGGCCAGCGGCCGGTAGGGGACGGCCGGGCCCACGGTCCCCGTCCTGCCGTGGGCCGCGCCCATCCCCGCGGCCCGCGCCGCGGCGACGGCCGAGGCGGCGAACCGGGTCTTCCCCACGCCCGGTTCACCGCTGACGACCACCACCGCGCCCCGTCCCGAACGGGCGTCCCCGAGGGCCCCGGCGACCCGGCTCATCCGGTCGCCCCGGCCCACGAGTCCGCCGGGTCCCGGATCGGTACAGGCGTACGGCTCCGTCATCTGCGCCCTCCCCTCCGGCCCCGCCCGGCGGCGCGTGCCGGGGACGACGATAGGAAGGACCGGGGTGCCCCCTGCAGCCGTCCGTTTGGGGGGCTTGCGTTCGGGGGGCACCCGGCGGGGAGACTGTCCCCGTCGCGGGGTCAGGCCTCCAGGCTGTCCTCGCGGACCCGCCGGGCCAGGTCGATCTTGGTGTAGGCGGGGCGGCCGGCCTGGCGGTACTTGGCCTTGACCCGGTCGAGGTAGTCCTTCGCGGTGTGCACGGTGATCCCGGCGCGCCGGGCGGCGGACTTCAGGGTCAGGCCCGAGGCGTAGTCGAGCAGGATCTGCCGCTCGCGCGGCGAGAGGCTGGGGCGGGAGGGGCTGCTGTCGTGCGCGCAGGCGAAGGCGAGTTCGGGGGAGTGGGAGCCGTGGCCCGCCACGATGTCCTGGACGGCGGCGACCAGGGTGGGCAGCTCGTTGTCCTTGGTGAGATAGCCGTCGGCGCCGGCCCGTACGGACTCGATGATCCGGGTGCGGTCGGGCACCGTGCTGATCATCAGCACCCGGGTGCCGGTGGCGACCAGCCGCCGGATGTTGTCGGTGGGCGTGGAGCCGTCGCGCAGCAGCAGGTCGAGCAGCACGATGTCGGCCGGCGGCCCGGCGTCCGGGCCCGGTGCGCCGGCCAGGAGTTCGCCGACGGTGGCCGCCGTGGCGACCACCCGGAGCCCGGGCACGCCGCCGAGCCAGGACCGCAT from Streptomyces fradiae includes:
- a CDS encoding isochorismatase family protein, which codes for MSTTTPSASLRELSGFDQTPASLAGSTLVLIDYQNTYTRGAMELAGWEGALDAAAGLLAAARAAGAKVVHVINDGGEGTPYDIRAEIGQIHPRVAPVDGEPVVVKTVPDAFVGTDLAERIDEAGHKDLVVAGFMTHMCVAFTTAGAFLRGNRPTVVADACATRALATTGGAVSAEQLHLGALATIDDLYGVVVPDAAALS
- the lanKC gene encoding class III lanthionine synthetase LanKC, which encodes MRNERWVNRFLFAWNDTLFFDPLDVDYIPREDHFLAGLDRRTRDRFVRSGIWWSHRHDPELPAQGWKIHVSANHRNVREVAATVIGYLTAHGHDFKIALDLNIFEMLNSKGMSRGSGGKLVTVYPRDEERFRSCLADLARLLEGAEGPYVLSDLRYRDSKALYFRYGQFLDTHTVDVLGRHVPHITGPDGAPVPDDRRPGAAHPAWVPWPFDDWKPEDYEDDESGDGLLGGRFRVTGAIQFSNSGGVYTAEDTADGDRKVVLKEARPYTNPNPRRDHDALDILAREWTFLNRLDGTGFFPAPLAKFTHWEHHFIAESFVEGSDIRSVLLERNPLARPGFDVEQSKEFLRIFLTVFHSLARAVRAAHERHVVLGDLTAANLLIDPDTHEVTVVDLEACRLADDAPDADADAPDQGTDAAKHGLAQPVELFTPGFSLSRHIYRTFGFEGDLFALATTMAYFVFPIAAMSYLRANVLDSYRLYLDDLGWPPALHTLITDLAAARIGIPEVLDALADPETLIGQVREPAPRTVDPAPLAGATDGVAAFITAAADPGRATLFPTDPFAHVTNPLSLGFGASGVLWALHASGHAIRPEWREWLRERVADIDPRAYPDGLMSGLAGLAWSADTLGLHTEARDLLDQANRRTRAAGHEAADHTFYYGLAGLGMTNLRFHLYGSEPVPAALDAARACAEALHATAHHDGAHAYWLNASSPEKPLTGLGFGQAGPALFLLRMHQITGEERHLRLGRAALDWEMARARPLDEHGGPLMFEHEGTMEPYLEVGSAGVLRVLLRYGDLDAARTVLRGLDVAHSVLPGYSFGMSGIADALLDAAEFTGDARHRATALRQLDHVRQVFLFEPEERFGVPRDPAGPAPLGVPGEGLLRCATDYLTGSAGVLRVLHRLRHGGPADFLLDEVAR
- a CDS encoding HNH endonuclease family protein, whose translation is MGRQKQKHISGLTAAAALLLVTVTGCAGQADSGPNGKGPTAKPTAKRTAEPTRGAPGGPPAGAGTLPGLPGAAEARTRLAALKVAPQGSMTGYSRDKFPHWAEQGENCNTRETVLERDGTGVRRDSQCRAVSGNWLSVYDGKTVTKASGLDIDHMVPLANAWRSGANTWTQEKRKAFANDLTHPQLLAVSAVTNRSKGDQGPEEWQPPSRAYWCVYARAWTSVKATYGLTVTRAEKTELGTMLDTCGS
- the lexA gene encoding transcriptional repressor LexA, whose translation is MGRPRAGRPPGTRINHDGLTQRQQQILDIIRTHTRRHGFPPSMREIAAGAGLLSTSSVSHQIRALEKKGFLRQDPQRPRAYVIAERPGDESAEGARERRLEQEGERQAVTVPLVGRIAAGVPITAEEMVEDTLVLPAQVVGAGRLFAVTVVGDSMRDAHIEDGDVVVVRAQDTADDGDIVAAMLDGEATVKRLSHDGPHVWLKPANANYEPIPGDEAVVLGKVVSVLRRL
- a CDS encoding class III lanthipeptide translates to MSSVLKLQNLEPTTANTSAAVVSLTSSSSSCCSTKPEAV
- a CDS encoding cation:proton antiporter, producing MHSSAVFLIEFGAIILGLGLLGRLAGRLKFSPIPLYLLAGLAFGEGGLLPLGASEEFVAIGAEIGVILLLLMLGLEYTATDLVTNLKTQYPAGLVDAALNALPGAAMALLLGWGPVAAVVLAGVTWISSSGVIAKVLGDLGRLGNRETPVVLSILVLEDLAMAVYLPIVTALLAGVGLAAGSLTLAVALGVAGLVLFLALRYGRLISRFVSSDDPEKLLLVVLGLTLLVAGVAQQLQVSAAVGAFLVGIALSGEVAEGAHNLLSPLRDLFAAVFFVFFGLHTDPASIPPVLLPALALAVVTAGTKIATGYWAARRAGISARGRWRAGGTLVARGEFSIVIAGLAVTAGIEPSLGPLATAYVLILVILGPLTARYTEPVATRLAGLRRRPAGPAAPSETAGGPQEERLDPVGEGAGGR
- a CDS encoding cation:proton antiporter regulatory subunit; amino-acid sequence: MSRTPLPGIGVRYDLTTREDRRLSVVAGRDGSRVLSAYQRDDPDECSLSVRLTAGESEALIDALMPAHHSPSLLSTTDLGLVAERIELSAASHWNGRHLGETRMRTETGVSIVAVLRRADAIPSPGPDFRLAGGDTLIVIGTREGADAAALILERE